One segment of Paenibacillus rhizovicinus DNA contains the following:
- the ccsA gene encoding cytochrome c biogenesis protein CcsA, whose protein sequence is MVTHNWFYDGILYVYALSLLFYFSDFVDRNRQAKQVGTGLLIFVWVLQTGFLVHRIISHLDMTLMTLFEYLLIFSWLLITISLAMSRFFRMEFIVFFVNVIGFAVLTVNLFRIGSGASLARWELAHDMLIVHIALMILAYTAFTISAIFSGMYLFLFARLKGKQWTKRMQRLPSLDAADRFMFRVSLIGTPLLMLSLAIAVTSILVEGRYSLLLDWKVVVSFVALGLYIWNVMKHQWFDGTGLKFARVNLLCYAVLLLNVFTNQASNFHGWS, encoded by the coding sequence ATGGTTACTCACAATTGGTTCTATGATGGAATACTGTATGTTTACGCCCTGAGCCTCCTGTTTTACTTCTCGGATTTCGTTGATCGAAACCGGCAAGCGAAACAAGTGGGAACAGGGCTGCTTATTTTCGTCTGGGTGCTGCAAACGGGTTTTCTTGTACATCGCATTATTTCCCATTTGGACATGACGCTCATGACGTTATTTGAATACCTGCTCATATTCTCTTGGCTGCTTATCACGATTTCATTAGCGATGAGCCGTTTTTTTCGAATGGAATTCATCGTATTCTTCGTCAATGTGATTGGGTTTGCGGTCTTAACGGTCAATTTGTTCCGCATCGGGTCAGGCGCGTCGCTTGCCAGATGGGAACTTGCGCACGATATGCTGATCGTTCATATCGCCCTTATGATTCTGGCTTATACGGCTTTCACGATCAGTGCGATCTTCTCCGGCATGTATCTGTTTCTGTTCGCGCGGCTGAAAGGCAAGCAGTGGACGAAACGGATGCAGCGACTTCCGAGTCTCGATGCGGCGGACCGGTTTATGTTTCGCGTCTCCTTGATCGGTACGCCGCTGCTTATGCTGTCTCTGGCGATTGCCGTAACGTCCATTCTCGTCGAAGGGCGCTATAGCTTGCTGCTCGATTGGAAAGTCGTGGTTTCTTTCGTCGCGCTCGGCTTATATATTTGGAACGTCATGAAGCATCAATGGTTTGATGGAACCGGCTTGAAGTTCGCGAGGGTCAACTTGCTCTGCTATGCTGTTCTGCTATTGAATGTTTTTACGAACCAAGCCTCTAATTTTCACGGCTGGTCGTAA
- the hemC gene encoding hydroxymethylbilane synthase: MSYIVNGRRVIVVGTRQSALALTQTGQVIDQLKALSETHGLPYDFEIRKIVTKGDRILDVTLSKVGGKGLFVKEIEQALFDGEIDLAVHSMKDMPYELPEGLMNGAVPKRVDPRDCLITAGGIAFADLPQGAKVGTSSLRRSSQLMHARPDLQIESIRGNIDSRIKKLETEGFDAIVLAAAGLHRMGWDEKVSSFLSEELCVPAVGQGALGIECREDDADVRHLLSLLNDDATALTVAAERSFLGALNGGCQIPIGAHAKLVDEGGQANGEALIELTGIVGSPDGTVLLKETVRGLNPESLGVEVANLLKAKGADRILAEVRG, translated from the coding sequence ATGTCGTATATCGTAAACGGACGGAGAGTTATCGTCGTTGGAACAAGGCAAAGCGCGCTCGCGCTGACGCAAACCGGACAAGTCATCGATCAATTGAAGGCGCTGAGCGAGACTCACGGACTGCCGTATGATTTTGAAATTCGCAAAATTGTTACCAAAGGCGACCGGATTCTGGACGTGACGCTGTCGAAGGTCGGAGGCAAAGGATTGTTCGTCAAAGAAATCGAACAGGCCTTGTTCGACGGCGAGATCGATCTGGCCGTCCACAGCATGAAGGATATGCCCTACGAGCTGCCGGAAGGTTTGATGAACGGCGCAGTGCCGAAGCGCGTCGATCCGAGGGATTGCCTGATTACGGCCGGCGGCATCGCATTCGCGGACTTGCCGCAAGGCGCGAAAGTCGGTACGAGCAGCCTTCGCCGCTCCAGCCAGCTTATGCATGCGCGGCCTGACCTGCAAATCGAGTCGATTCGCGGCAATATCGATTCCCGCATCAAGAAGCTGGAGACGGAAGGCTTCGATGCGATCGTGCTGGCGGCTGCCGGATTGCACCGAATGGGGTGGGACGAGAAAGTTTCATCCTTCCTGTCCGAGGAGCTCTGCGTACCGGCAGTGGGACAAGGGGCGCTCGGTATCGAGTGCCGCGAGGACGATGCCGACGTTCGTCACCTGCTATCGCTGCTCAACGATGATGCGACCGCGCTGACTGTTGCGGCCGAACGCAGTTTCCTCGGCGCGCTGAACGGCGGCTGCCAAATTCCGATCGGCGCACATGCGAAGCTTGTCGATGAGGGCGGTCAAGCGAACGGCGAGGCACTGATCGAGCTTACGGGCATCGTCGGTTCGCCGGACGGAACCGTGCTTCTGAAAGAAACGGTTCGCGGACTTAATCCCGAATCACTTGGCGTAGAAGTCGCGAATTTGTTGAAAGCCAAAGGAGCGGACCGCATTCTGGCGGAAGTGAGAGGATGA
- a CDS encoding precorrin-2 dehydrogenase/sirohydrochlorin ferrochelatase family protein → MAAYYPIMVRLSGKRCVVVGGGTVAERKVAALLEGGADEVIVVSPHATANLEELAAIGCIALWRREYQEQDSEGAFLLIAATNDRQLNSGIAAYADSRGLLVNTADLGETGSFITPSVVRRGELVIALTTGGASPALTALLKRRLAEQYGPAYGAFIDRLHALRKRVLAEVGDSELRAAVLRLAAEELPTEPGQETIEGGGGKVADAASDFEIEQWMIRLLQAAERGR, encoded by the coding sequence GTGGCGGCTTATTATCCGATCATGGTGAGGCTGTCCGGCAAACGCTGCGTCGTCGTTGGCGGCGGTACGGTGGCCGAACGGAAAGTCGCGGCGCTTCTTGAAGGGGGCGCCGATGAAGTGATTGTCGTTTCGCCCCATGCGACGGCCAACTTGGAAGAGCTGGCCGCAATAGGTTGTATTGCGCTTTGGCGCAGGGAATACCAAGAACAAGATAGCGAAGGAGCCTTCCTGCTGATCGCAGCCACGAACGACCGGCAGCTGAACAGCGGGATTGCCGCATATGCGGACTCAAGAGGCCTGCTCGTCAATACGGCCGATCTTGGCGAAACGGGGAGTTTTATCACCCCCTCTGTCGTGAGGCGGGGCGAGCTTGTCATCGCTTTGACGACAGGCGGCGCTAGTCCAGCCTTAACGGCGCTCCTCAAACGGCGGCTCGCGGAACAATATGGACCGGCATACGGGGCGTTCATCGATCGGCTGCATGCACTGCGCAAGCGGGTATTGGCCGAGGTCGGGGATTCGGAGCTGCGCGCCGCCGTTCTTCGGCTTGCCGCCGAGGAACTGCCAACGGAGCCGGGGCAAGAAACGATCGAAGGCGGCGGAGGGAAGGTTGCCGATGCAGCTTCCGATTTCGAAATCGAACAATGGATGATCAGGCTGCTGCAGGCGGCTGAGAGGGGACGTTGA